The sequence ATGACCAAGGCTGCGATGACATCATCATAACCGTTGTGGCGCGTCCGTAAGTGTTCATGGAGGGATTGGACATATGCGGTTCATTTTGAAACGGACAGTGTAGGGGAGCGGACCATGGTGCGGACAATCTTAGCGGTCTTCGCGCTGCTTACTTTTCTGATGACGGGGCCCGTGTCAGCTGATGCCGGCGGCTCGCTTTTCGTCAACCTGACAAGCGACGAGAACCATCGTGCGGACATGGCGATGGGGTTCGCCAAGGCGATGATGGAACGTGGCCACCCGCTGACCGTCTGGCTGAACGATAAGGGTGTGCTGCTGGCGTCCCGGGAGCACGCCGGCACGTTCGCCGAACAACAGAAGATGCTGGCCGAGTTGATGACCAGGGGCGCCACCGTCATCGTCTGCCCGATGTGCATGAAGCACTACGGCGTCAAGGACGGCGATCTGATCGAGGGTGTAAAGGTGGGCAACCCGGACATGACCAGCGGCCTGTTGTTCAAGGACGGCACCCAGACGCTGACCTGGTGACTCCGACTTGATGACGCTCCTGGGGGGCTCGTAAGAGCGGGCGATCATCGTTGAACGCGGAAATGCATTGACGCGGGCGGGGCTCGGCAATGGCTGCGATTGCCGGCGTGTTGGTGGCAGTCCCCGCGTTATCGTCGTGGCCGTGCCTGCGATGAGGAGGAGGGAGAGATGCGTTCGTACACTGCGGGTGGCTTGCTCCTTGCCGCGCTGAC is a genomic window of Rhodospirillales bacterium containing:
- a CDS encoding DsrE family protein — protein: MVRTILAVFALLTFLMTGPVSADAGGSLFVNLTSDENHRADMAMGFAKAMMERGHPLTVWLNDKGVLLASREHAGTFAEQQKMLAELMTRGATVIVCPMCMKHYGVKDGDLIEGVKVGNPDMTSGLLFKDGTQTLTW